Proteins encoded within one genomic window of Sorex araneus isolate mSorAra2 chromosome 9, mSorAra2.pri, whole genome shotgun sequence:
- the SEPHS1 gene encoding selenide, water dikinase 1 isoform X1 yields the protein MSTRESFNPESYELDKSFRLTRFTELKGTGCKVPQDVLQKLLESLQENHFQEDEQFLGAVMPRLGIGMDTCVIPLRHGGLSLVQTTDYIYPIVDDPYMMGRIACANVLSDLYAMGVTECDNMLMLLGVSNKMTDRERDKVIPLIIQGFKDAAEEAGTSVTGGQTVLNPWIVLGGVATTVCQPNEFIMPDNAVPGDVLVLTKPLGTQVAVAVHQWLDIPEKWNKIKLVVTQEDVELAYQEAMMNMARLNRTAAGLMHTFNAHAATDITGFGILGHAQNLARQQRNEVSFVIHNLPVLAKMAAVSKACGNMFGLMHGTCPETSGGLLICLPREQAARFCAEIKSPKYGEGHQAWIIGIVEKGNRTARIIDKPRIIEVAPQVATQNVNPTPGAAS from the exons ATGTCTACACGGGAGTCCTTTAACCCCGAAAGTTACGAATTGGACAAGAGCTTCCGGCTGACCCGGTTCACGGAACTCAAGGGTACAGGCTGCAAAGTGCCCCAGGACGTGCTGCAGAAGCTTCTGGAGTCTCTGCAGGAGAACCACTTCCAGGAAGATGAGCAGTTCTTGGGCGCCGTTATGCCCAGGCTCG GCATCGGCATGGACACGTGCGTCATCCCCCTGCGGCACGGCGGCCTGTCCCTGGTGCAGACCACCGACTACATCTACCCCATCGTCGACGACCCCTACATGATG GGCAGGATCGCCTGCGCCAACGTCCTCAGCGACCTCTACGCCATGGGGGTGACCGAGTGTGACAACATGCTGATGCTCCTGGGGGTCAGCAACAAGATGACGGACAGG GAGAGGGATAAAGTGATACCCCTAATTATACAGGGCTTCAAAGACGCGGCCGAGGAGGCAGGGACGTCCGTGACGGGCGGCCAGACCGTGCTGAACCCCTGGATTGTCCTGGGCGGAGTGGCCACCACGGTCTGCCAACCCAACGAATTCATCAT GCCAGACAACGCCGTGCCGGGGGACGTGCTCGTGCTGACCAAGCCCCTGGGCACGCAGGTGGCCGTGGCCGTGCATCAGTGGCTGGACATT CCCGAGAAGTGGAATAAAATCAAGCTGGTGGTCACGCAGGAAGATGTGGAGCTGGCGTACCAAGAGGCCATGATGAACATGGCCAGGCTCAACAGGACAG CCGCAGGCCTCATGCACACGTTCAACGCCCACGCGGCCACGGACATCACAGGCTTCGGCATCCTGGGCCACGCGCAGAACCTGGCCAGGCAGCAGCGCAACGAGGTGTCCTTTGTCATCCACAACCTGCCCGTGCTGGCCAAGATGGCGGCCGTGAGCAAGGCCTGCGGCAACATGTTTGGCCTCATGCACGGCACCTGCCCCGAGACCTCAG GAGGGCTCCTGATCTGCCTCCCGCGCGAGCAGGCCGCCCGGTTCTGTGCGGAGATCAAGTCGCCCAAGTACGGGGAGGGCCACCAGGCCTGGATCATCGGCATCGTGGAGAAGGGCAACCGCACGGCCCGCATCATAGACAAGCCTCGCATCATCGAGGTCGCCCCCCAGGTGGCCACGCAGAACGTCAACCCCACGCCCGGCGCCGCCTCCTAA
- the SEPHS1 gene encoding selenide, water dikinase 1 isoform X2: MSTRESFNPESYELDKSFRLTRFTELKGTGCKVPQDVLQKLLESLQENHFQEDEQFLGAVMPRLGIGMDTCVIPLRHGGLSLVQTTDYIYPIVDDPYMMGRIACANVLSDLYAMGVTECDNMLMLLGVSNKMTDRGFKDAAEEAGTSVTGGQTVLNPWIVLGGVATTVCQPNEFIMPDNAVPGDVLVLTKPLGTQVAVAVHQWLDIPEKWNKIKLVVTQEDVELAYQEAMMNMARLNRTAAGLMHTFNAHAATDITGFGILGHAQNLARQQRNEVSFVIHNLPVLAKMAAVSKACGNMFGLMHGTCPETSGGLLICLPREQAARFCAEIKSPKYGEGHQAWIIGIVEKGNRTARIIDKPRIIEVAPQVATQNVNPTPGAAS; encoded by the exons ATGTCTACACGGGAGTCCTTTAACCCCGAAAGTTACGAATTGGACAAGAGCTTCCGGCTGACCCGGTTCACGGAACTCAAGGGTACAGGCTGCAAAGTGCCCCAGGACGTGCTGCAGAAGCTTCTGGAGTCTCTGCAGGAGAACCACTTCCAGGAAGATGAGCAGTTCTTGGGCGCCGTTATGCCCAGGCTCG GCATCGGCATGGACACGTGCGTCATCCCCCTGCGGCACGGCGGCCTGTCCCTGGTGCAGACCACCGACTACATCTACCCCATCGTCGACGACCCCTACATGATG GGCAGGATCGCCTGCGCCAACGTCCTCAGCGACCTCTACGCCATGGGGGTGACCGAGTGTGACAACATGCTGATGCTCCTGGGGGTCAGCAACAAGATGACGGACAGG GGCTTCAAAGACGCGGCCGAGGAGGCAGGGACGTCCGTGACGGGCGGCCAGACCGTGCTGAACCCCTGGATTGTCCTGGGCGGAGTGGCCACCACGGTCTGCCAACCCAACGAATTCATCAT GCCAGACAACGCCGTGCCGGGGGACGTGCTCGTGCTGACCAAGCCCCTGGGCACGCAGGTGGCCGTGGCCGTGCATCAGTGGCTGGACATT CCCGAGAAGTGGAATAAAATCAAGCTGGTGGTCACGCAGGAAGATGTGGAGCTGGCGTACCAAGAGGCCATGATGAACATGGCCAGGCTCAACAGGACAG CCGCAGGCCTCATGCACACGTTCAACGCCCACGCGGCCACGGACATCACAGGCTTCGGCATCCTGGGCCACGCGCAGAACCTGGCCAGGCAGCAGCGCAACGAGGTGTCCTTTGTCATCCACAACCTGCCCGTGCTGGCCAAGATGGCGGCCGTGAGCAAGGCCTGCGGCAACATGTTTGGCCTCATGCACGGCACCTGCCCCGAGACCTCAG GAGGGCTCCTGATCTGCCTCCCGCGCGAGCAGGCCGCCCGGTTCTGTGCGGAGATCAAGTCGCCCAAGTACGGGGAGGGCCACCAGGCCTGGATCATCGGCATCGTGGAGAAGGGCAACCGCACGGCCCGCATCATAGACAAGCCTCGCATCATCGAGGTCGCCCCCCAGGTGGCCACGCAGAACGTCAACCCCACGCCCGGCGCCGCCTCCTAA